In a single window of the Elaeis guineensis isolate ETL-2024a chromosome 4, EG11, whole genome shotgun sequence genome:
- the LOC105042565 gene encoding uncharacterized protein: MQMEMERNLVKEDNSPMKRDGRVLTRCPNLRIMRSLRNAEGIEEAHGGKVVGRDDENGVVTVKIVVTKEQLRQMVASTGRGWSNAGLHQLAAPPSMEQLLHVLRRRHMKKAEAGKGCNGSGWRPALQSIPEEN, from the coding sequence ATGCAGATGGAGATGGAGCGAAACTTGGTAAAAGAAGACAATTCACCAATGAAGAGAGATGGCCGAGTCTTAACGAGGTGTCCCAATCTTAGGATCATGAGGAGCCTCAGGAATGCGGAAGGCATCGAGGAGGCGCATGGCGGCAAGGTCGTCGGCCGCGACGATGAGAATGGCGTGGTGACGGTGAAGATTGTGGTGACCAAAGAGCAGCTGAGGCAGATGGTTGCGTCGACAGGCCGAGGATGGAGCAATGCCGGCCTTCATCAGTTGGCAGCCCCGCCGAGCATGGAGCAGTTGCTGCATGTGCTTAGGAGACGGCATATGAAGAAAGCTGAGGCCGGGAAAGGTTGTAATGGGAGTGGCTGGAGGCCTGCGCTTCAGAGCATCCCTGAGGAAAATTAA
- the LOC105042567 gene encoding thioredoxin-like protein CDSP32, chloroplastic, whose amino-acid sequence MASISTFLSKIPSSLPSSSKKDPSPFSSTSLFISTKKRPPPPLRPFHLSPRATAAKSGTWKPSAGSDERVHQVHSIAEFDAALRSAKSKLVVVEYAASHSPNSRRIYPCMVELSRMCDDVDFLFVMGDESDDTRELCRREGIDRVPHFSFYKGMEKVHEEEGIGPDQLVGDVLYYGDSHAGVVQLHCREDVEALIDEHRGPEGKLLVLDVGLKHCGPCVKVYPTVIKLSRSMADAVVFARMNGDENESCMEFLKDMDVVEVPTFLFLRDGKVCGRYVGSGKGELIGEILRYQGVRIT is encoded by the coding sequence ATGGCTTCCATATCCACCTTCTTATCTAAAATCCCATCCTCCCTCCCCTCCTCCTCCAAAAAAGATCCATCCCCCTTCTCCTCCACCTCCCTCTTCATCTCCACCAAGAAAAGACCTCCACCGCCTCTCCGGCCATTCCATCTCTCCCCTCGCGCCACTGCCGCCAAAAGCGGCACCTGGAAACCCTCCGCCGGCAGCGACGAGCGAGTCCACCAGGTCCACAGCATCGCCGAATTCGACGCCGCCCTCCGGTCCGCCAAGAGCAAGCTGGTGGTCGTCGAGTACGCCGCCAGCCACAGCCCCAACAGCCGCCGCATCTACCCTTGCATGGTGGAGCTCAGCCGCATGTGCGACGACGTCGACTTCCTCTTCGTCATGGGCGACGAGTCCGACGACACCCGCGAGCTCTGCCGGCGGGAAGGCATCGACAGGGTCCCCCACTTCAGCTTCTACAAAGGAATGGAGAAGGTCCACGAGGAGGAGGGCATCGGCCCGGACCAGCTGGTCGGCGACGTGCTCTACTACGGCGACAGCCACGCCGGCGTGGTGCAGCTCCATTGCCGGGAGGACGTCGAGGCGCTGATCGACGAGCACCGGGGGCCCGAGGGGAAGCTGCTGGTGCTCGACGTCGGGCTGAAGCACTGCGGGCCCTGCGTGAAGGTCTACCCGACGGTGATCAAGCTTTCGAGGTCGATGGCGGACGCCGTGGTGTTCGCCAGGATGAACGGCGACGAGAACGAGAGCTGCATGGAGTTCTTGAAGGATATGGACGTGGTGGAGGTGCCCACCTTCTTGTTTCTGAGGGATGGGAAGGTATGTGGGAGGTACGTTGGGTCAGGCAAGGGGGAGCTCATAGGGGAGATCCTTAGATACCAAGGGGTAAGGATTACTTAA